The genome window TTCGATTCTTTCATAACCGATAAGACCGTAAAGGAATTTCCAGGAAGTTTTTTCGGGAGTCAGCGAAAGTTCCAGAACGAAAGGAATGCTCGCGTGAAACTCGGTTTCCGTCCATCTCTGCGTGTAAGCCCGCATCAATACGGATACCCTTTTTTCTCCGTTGGAAAGTTTCTGGTATTCGAAGATCGACCAGAGAGGATCCCAGACTCGGTCCACGATTTCGGACTTGATCGGAAACAAAGAAAGCACGTTCCAAACCATGTTTCCTTCCCGATCCTTTTGATACTTGAAAACGGGCCAGAGTTTTAAGTAACTTTCGTCCCGATCCCACTGAACGTATTTCCGTTTGGAATGAAAGTAAAACGGAATCAAAAAAGTGTCATCGGATTTGATATGGTACGTGTCCGTCTGCAGGTGAAAGTAAAACGGAGTTACGAACGTGGTTTGTTTCGACGCGAATCTGTAGTATCCGTAAAACGGAAAGAAGATCAGTTTTCTGTAGTCTTCGTCCTGATTGCTTCCGTATTGGAATAGGAAGAAGAGGGCGTTGAAATCCTTTTCTCCCGTTCGGCGATCGTAACCGTAACCGATAAACGATCCAAGCAAAGGAAGGATCAAAAATCCTCTCGACTTCATGTTTCCGGCTTCGGAATCCTTGAACCCGAACAAAGGAAAGAAGATCTTGTAATGAACGGGTTCCCGTTTGTCGAGAAACGTGCTTCCCCATTGAAAGAAAGGCCACAAGACCGAATAACGTTCGTATTTTCCTCGATGGACTTTTCGAGAATAAAACGGAAAGAATCGGAATTCTTCCCTGGTTTCCGAGGAAGCCGTCAAAAAGATCGGCCATAAAACGGAGGTCGCCTCGTAGTCCTTGTATTTCCAATTCGAGTAGAGCGGAAATAGAACGAAACTCACTTCCGAATATCCGATCTTGTTTCTCAGTTTTCCGGCAAACGGAAAAAAGCCGAAATACTTCTCACGTGCCGTATCCCCCCAACCCCAGAAAAAGAGAGGAGTCAGGACGTCCGAATCCTCTCCTACGTCTTCGTGTAAGGTGGAAGTTCCCGTAAAGAAAAAGAGAAAGGTCCATACCTTCCAATAGTTCGTTTCCTCGCTGTAATAAATCGGATAGAGAACGGTTTGAAATCGATATGCGGATTTTTCTTCCCGGTAACTCGAGTAGAAGGGACGGAAGATGACTTCCGATTCTCCGGCTCTGATTTCTTTTTGATAGAGAAACCAGAATTGATCATACTGGGATTTGAATTCACCCACCGGTTTGGAAGGGTATTCCGAAAAGATGTTTTCAGAGGAGATGAGAAGAATTACGATGCAAAAGATTCTCAACTTCTTTAGGAAGTTTCGGCGGAATCCATTCTTTGGGGAGAATTTCTTTTGGCTAAGATCGCAGTCTTTTTTGGTGGCAGTTCTACGGAACACAGTATCTCGATTCGAACCGGTTGTTTTATTTGTAAGACTTTGCATGCGATGGGGCATTCGGTCAAACCCATTCTCTTGACCAAGGACGGAGGCTGGGTGGTTCCTTTAGAATATCGGATGAATCTCCCGTTCGAGTCAGTGAATTCTCCCGATTCTTTTTTGGAGGAGTTTCAAAAAAGGAACGGTGTTTCCAAAACCGATTCGCTTTCTCATCTCGACGCGGACATCGTTTTTCTCGGTCTTCACGGAGGAAAGGGAGAGGACGGAACGATCCAGGGATTTCTGGGAGTTCTCGGAATTCCTTATACCGGTTCGGGCGTGACCGCTTCCGCGATTGCGATGGATAAAACCCGCGCGAATCGGATTTTCCTGCAAACCGGTCAGAAGGTCGCTCCGTTTTTTGAGATCGGCAAATTGGAATATACGATTTCTCCTGACGCCGCGATTTCCAAATTGGAAACCTTGGGTTTTCCGCAATTTCTAAAACCGGTGGAAGGCGGGTCCAGCGTTTCCACGCATAAAATTACGAACAAAGAACAGCTTGCTCAAGAACTCGAACAGATGTTTCAAACCGACTCCAAGGTGATGAGTCAATCCTTTCTCGCGGGAGTGGAAGTTTCCTGCGGAGTTTTGGAAAGATATAGAAACGGATCGTTTTCACGGATAGCGTTACCCGCAACCGAAATCGTTCCCGGCGGAGAATTTTTCGATTTCGAATCCAAATACAAACAAGGCGGTTCTCACGAGATCACGCCCGCCCGAATTCCGGACGAACAAATGAAGAAGGTTCAAGAACTTGCGATTGCCGCCCACGAATCTCTCGGATGCCGAGGTTATTCCCGGACCGACTTTATCATCGTAAACGGCGAACCTCATATTCTCGAAACGAACACGTTGCCCGGCATGACGGAAACGAGTTTGATTCCCCAGCAAGCAAAGGCCGCCGGAATTTCCATGGAAGAAGTTTTTGCCGATCTGATCGAGATCGGACTCAAAAGTTCGCTTCATTGAGTCGCGTTTTTGGACGGCGCCTATTTTAGGGGCCGAGCTTTAGAAACGACGTCTTCTAATTTGAGTCGCTCGTGTTCCGGAATGTGCGTTTTGTAGTTTGTAATATTTTATAAATTTATGATATTACAAAAAGCGCAAGCTTGGAAAAGAAATTCGGACGAAAGCGGACGCGGGAAAGATCTCTGAAATACGCCTTGTCCTCGATCTTGAACTTTTGAATTTCGCAGAACTCGATAAAATCGAGGACCGAAAGGAAATGCAGGTTCGGCGTATTGAACCAGCGATAGGGAAGAAGGTCGGTTACGGGAGTTTTGCCCGTGGTCAAAATCGTCCAACGAACGTTCCAATGACCGAAGTTCGGAAACGCAACGATGACTTTTTTTCCGATGCGGAGGGATTCTTTTAAGATTTCTCCCGGGTTTCTCGTTTCCTGGATCGTTTGGTTGAGAATGACGTAATCGAACCGTTTGTCCTGATGGTGTTCCAGACCCTCGTCGATGTCGCCGTGATGAACATAAACTCCTCGCTGGATACATTCCACGATGCAGTCCTCGTCCTTTTCGATTCCTTGGCCTCGGATTCCCTTTTCCTTTAAAAGATACAATAACGTTCCGTTCCCGCAACCCAAGTCCAAAACCCTCGAACCGGACGGAATTAGATTGAGAATATAGGCGAAGTCCGGTCTTTCTTTCAAAGCCAGATCGATGGATGTCTTTTTTTCCAAAGGGGTCATAACGTGGATCGTATTTCTCTAATTCGGGTTTTCCAAAAATCCTTTGAGGATTTCCATTTGTTTCGGATTCTTCAGTAAAAAGGAATCGTGACCTTCTCCGGATTGAAGTTCCAGATAAAACACTCGTTTGTCGGCCGCTTCCAAGGACTTTACGATCTCCCTCGATTGAGCCGGAGGATACAACCAATCCGAACTATAAGATACGATCAAAAATCGGCACGTCGCGGGGGAAAGGGCCGCGGTCAATTCCTTGCCTTTGCCTAAACTGTAATGATCGAGCGCCTTGGTTACGTAGATATAAGAATTCGCGTCAAAGCGATCCACGAAGCTTTCCCCTTGATAGATGAGATAACTTCCCACGGCAAAGTCGGTCGTTAAGATGTTTCCACGCGGAGGGTTTCTGCCGAATTTCTCTCTCATTTTGTCGTCGGAAAGATACGTGATATGACCGACCATTCTTGCGAGGGCCAAACCTTTCCGCGGAGAATTTTCGTCGTAAAGGCCGTTGTTCCAATTCGGATCCGAAAGAATCGCCTGTCTTCCGACTTCGTTGAACGCGATCTGCATCGCCGAATGTTCCGCGGTGGAAGCCATCACGATACAGTTCGAAAGCGCGTCCGGATAGGCGATGCTCCATTCGAGAGCCTGCATTCCGCCCATCGAACCCCCGGCCACACAAAAAAGTTTTTCAATACCGAGAGATTCCACCAGGCGTTTTTGCGCGCGCACCATGTCTTGGATGGAAACGAACGGAAAACGGGAGCCGTACGGGGTTCCTGTTTCCGGATGAATCGAAAGAGGACCGGAGGAACCTTTACAGCCTCCGATGACGTTAGAGCAGATGATAAAGTATTGATTGGTATCGAAGGATTTACCGGGACCGATGTAGTCGTCCCACCAACCCGGTTTTTTCTCCGCTTCGGTATGAAAGCCCGCGGCGTGCGCATCTCCCGAAAGAGCATGGCAGATCAGGATCGCGTTGTCTTTGGAAGGGGAAAGAGTGC of Leptospira sanjuanensis contains these proteins:
- the metX gene encoding homoserine O-acetyltransferase MetX; the encoded protein is MNESGSIGIVETKYAEFKELPLDNGSVLSPVVIAYETYGTLSPSKDNAILICHALSGDAHAAGFHTEAEKKPGWWDDYIGPGKSFDTNQYFIICSNVIGGCKGSSGPLSIHPETGTPYGSRFPFVSIQDMVRAQKRLVESLGIEKLFCVAGGSMGGMQALEWSIAYPDALSNCIVMASTAEHSAMQIAFNEVGRQAILSDPNWNNGLYDENSPRKGLALARMVGHITYLSDDKMREKFGRNPPRGNILTTDFAVGSYLIYQGESFVDRFDANSYIYVTKALDHYSLGKGKELTAALSPATCRFLIVSYSSDWLYPPAQSREIVKSLEAADKRVFYLELQSGEGHDSFLLKNPKQMEILKGFLENPN
- a CDS encoding D-alanine--D-alanine ligase encodes the protein MAKIAVFFGGSSTEHSISIRTGCFICKTLHAMGHSVKPILLTKDGGWVVPLEYRMNLPFESVNSPDSFLEEFQKRNGVSKTDSLSHLDADIVFLGLHGGKGEDGTIQGFLGVLGIPYTGSGVTASAIAMDKTRANRIFLQTGQKVAPFFEIGKLEYTISPDAAISKLETLGFPQFLKPVEGGSSVSTHKITNKEQLAQELEQMFQTDSKVMSQSFLAGVEVSCGVLERYRNGSFSRIALPATEIVPGGEFFDFESKYKQGGSHEITPARIPDEQMKKVQELAIAAHESLGCRGYSRTDFIIVNGEPHILETNTLPGMTETSLIPQQAKAAGISMEEVFADLIEIGLKSSLH
- the metW gene encoding methionine biosynthesis protein MetW, giving the protein MTPLEKKTSIDLALKERPDFAYILNLIPSGSRVLDLGCGNGTLLYLLKEKGIRGQGIEKDEDCIVECIQRGVYVHHGDIDEGLEHHQDKRFDYVILNQTIQETRNPGEILKESLRIGKKVIVAFPNFGHWNVRWTILTTGKTPVTDLLPYRWFNTPNLHFLSVLDFIEFCEIQKFKIEDKAYFRDLSRVRFRPNFFSKLALFVIS